The genomic segment ATGGTAAGGTGTTAATTGTGGACCACTTTACTGGCCGAATCCTGGAGGGCAGGAGCTACAGTAATGGGCTCCACCAAGCGGTTCAGGCCAAGGAAATGGTCGAAATTGAACCAGAAAATGTGATAGTAGCTACGATTACCTACCAATCGTTTTTCCGTCTGTACAACCGGTTGTCAGCGGTATCGGGTACCGCTTTTACTGAATCGGAGGAATTCCTCAAGATTTACAACATGGTGGTAGTACCCGTACCTACTAACCGACCCAATATCCGCAAAGACCGTGCTGACAGCGTCTTTGGTACGCCCAACATTAAGTGGCTAGCAGTGGTCAAGGAAGTCAAACGGATCCACGAAACCGGGCGACCAATCCTAATTGGGACCGCCAACATTGATGACTCGGAACTACTTCACAACTACCTCCAAGAAGCCAACATTCCCCACGAAGTTCTCAACGCCAAGAACCACTCTCGGGAAGCGGAAATAGTCGCTAAGGCGGGCCAAAAAGGGGCGGTGACCATTTCTACCAATATGGCGGGAAGAGGTACTGACATTCGTTTAGGTGAAGGGGTCGCTGAAATGGGCGGGTTGTATGTCCTTGGTACGGAACGCAACGAATCGCGCCGGATTGACAACCAACTGCGCGGTCGGGCGGGTCGGCAAGGCGATCGCGGTGAGACCAAGTTCTTTATCTCCTTGGGTGATGCCCTGTTCAAACGCTTTGCCCATGACCGGATTGAACGCGCCATTACTAAGTTAGGGAACGATACCTTTGACAGCTCCTTCTTTTCCAAGATGTTAAGCCGTACCCAAAAACGGGTCGAAGCAATTAACTTTGACACCAGAAAGAACTTAATTGATTATGACCATGTGTTGGCCAGTCAACGGGAATTGATCTACAAACAACGCGATAAGTTCTTATTAGCCACTGATCTCAGTGACATGATCGACAAGATGTTGGAAAAGTTTGTCGAGCAGTTCTGTGACCAGTACCGCAACCCTAAGAACCAAAACCTCGTTAACCACATTGCTTTATCAGAGGCCTTAAACCTGGAATTAAACATGCACGGTGTTATTAGTCCGAAGCTGTTTGAAAACATGACTTTTGATGCGACTGTCCATAAAACCCACAGTTTAATTGGTGAAAAGATTACCAATAAGGTCAAGGTCTTAACCCCCCCAATTGCCCTCATCCGTTTTCGTGAAATTATGATCACAGCAATGGACAAGCACTGAATCGAACACTTAGACAATGTCTTTAAGCTCAGGGAAGGGGTTACCTTGCGCTCGATGGAACAAACGAGTCCCCTCAACGTTTACATTCGCGAAACCGACATCTTGTTCCAAACAATGTTGCAAAAGATTGCTCGGGACGTCATTATCCAAATTGCTAACTTAGCGACTCCCGAAGAGTTTGATGAGGAACTAATGAAGGCTAACGCCTTGAAGAAGTTGCAAGCACTTAGAGAAGCTCATGAAAAGTCCAACCAAGGACAGTAAACTGTTCCACCTCAAGAGTAACTTTGCCCCCACTGGGGACCAACCAGCGGCGATTGCTAAGTTAGCTGAGTTTCAAACCAATGAACAGGTCTTACTCGGTGCTACGGGTACCGGTAAGACCTTTACGATTGCCAACGTTATTCAAAAGGTACAACTGCCTACAGTAGTGATTGCCCACAATAAAACGTTAGCGGGACAGCTTTATCAGGAGTTGAAGGAGTTATTCCCTAATAATGCGGTGGAGTACTTCATCTCCTACTTTGACTTTTACCAACCAGAGGCTTATCTGCCCGCTAAGGGGGTTTACATTGAAAAGAGTGCAACTGTTAACGAAGAGATTAAACGGTTACGAGTGTCCACCTTACATTCACTCTCTACCCGCAAGGATGTGATTGTGGTGGGTTCGGTAGCCAGTATTTACCCAACTTCTTCTCCCGCTGATTTCGCCCAGTACTCGCTCTGGTTAGTAGTTGGTAAGGAATACGGTTTAAGTGAGTTAAAAACGCAGTTAATTCACCTAAACTATGTTGTTAATAAACAACAGTTAACTCCGGGAAAGTTCCGCTTTCAGGGCGATGTTGTTGAAGTGTTTCCTGGTTATGCGCAGGATTATGTCTTGCGGCTTTCCTTCTTTGACCAGCAACTAGAACAAATTGCTCGCATCGATCCCTTAACTAACAAGGTATTGGAAACCCTTAACAGCTTTAAGTTAGGTCCCGCTGATGAGTACATAGTAAACCAAAATGACTTAGGAGTAGCCTTAGACACGATTAAGGCCGAACTCAAAGATCGCTTAAAGTACTTTGAACGGTTAAACTTCCCCGAACGTGCCCAGCGCTTACAAACGATTACCGAACACGATTTAGCAGATCTGAAGGCCTGGGGGGTATGTAGTGGCGTGGAAAACTATGCGCGGCATTTAGAACACCGCCCACCGCACTCCAAGCCGTATAACATCTTTGATTACTTTACTAAAGGTGAATGGCTATTGGTAGTTGATGAATCCCACCAAACGCTACCGCAAATTAAGGGGATGTACAACACCGATATTTCACGGAAACAAAGCCTAATTGAGTACGGTTTTCGCCTCCCTTCAGCTTTAGACAACCGTCCTTTATCCTATGAGGAATTCCGCCAGGGAATCAACAAGGTCATTTATGTATCCGCTACCCCTAGGGAAGAGGAAATTCAGTTAAGTCACAACAACGTGGTCGAACAGTTAGTGCGTCCCACCTACCTCTTGGACCCGGAAGTGATTGTGAAACCGAAGGACAACCAGGTTGAAGACCTAGTGAGTGAAATCATTAACCAAAGAAAACACAACGGTCGTACCTTTGTCACGGTGTTAACGATTAAGATGGCGGAAAACCTGACTGACTTTTTGAAGGAGCGCAACATTAAGGTAGCGTACATCCACAAGGATATTAAAGCCTTGGAACGTTTAATTCTGTTAACGGATTTACGCAAAGGTGAGTATGAGTGTTTAGTGGGGATTAACTTACTGCGAGAAGGTTTAGATGTTCCTGAAGTTTCACTCGTAGCCATCTTTGACGCTGACATTCCTGGATTACCACGCGATGAGCGCAGTTTAATCCAGATAATTGGCCGCGCTGCGCGAAACGTTCATGGCCGGGTGATTATGTATGCCAATACCATTAGCGAACAAATGGATAAGGCGATTAAGGAAACGCAACGCCGGCGCACCATCCAAATGGCTTACAACGAACAACACCACAAAACACCAATGACGGTGCAAAAACCAATTACCTTAAACCAGCCGATTAAGTTAAAGACCAAAAGCTCAGAGCAGCAAAAAGCTGCTTTAATTAAGCAGCTAACCAAGGAAATGAAGCAAGCAGCCGCTAACCAAAACTATGAGTTAGCGATTGAGATCCGCGACTCGATCTTTGAATTGGAAAAGCAATTTCGTGGTAAAATTAAGAGCTAGCAATGCGTAAACTAATTAAATTAAACGTCATTGTCTTTGTCTTGTTGTACTTGGGCGAGCTGTTTGCCAGCCTTTCGTTCAAGTTAATCAGTTGCCTCAAGACACGCAACCAGTACTCCTTAAACGGGTACTATGCGTTGTTTGTCTTTGTCAACATCATCCAAAAGATGGCTAACTCTTTCCAAAAGTTAGCTTCCTCAGTTGTGTTGTTTGAAACTGAAATTAACGAATTTTTAGTTCTCTTTACTGATACAAAGAATAAGCGTGAGGAGAGTGAACCAGTGCGCCAGGTGTCAACAACCCAAGAGTATCACCAGGTTACGCTCGACCAACAACACTACTTTAACCACAAACTGAGCGATTACTTCCGTTTGTTTAAGGACAAAACTTTCTTCTTTGAAATTATCTAGTTACTAAATTGACCTGAATTGCAACCTTTCAGGCACTTTTTACTGTTAGTAACTAGTCTTTTTTCATTTCAATATTTAAGTTTTTAATTTAACCAATTTTTACTATGAAGCTTAGTGCTATTATCTCCCTATCAGTCGCTGGTACTGTGGGAACAACTGCGGTGGTAGTACCTACAACTATAACGCTTGTAAATAAGACCCACCAAGTAGAACATGAATCAGAACAATCGGATTTTCAAGATATTCGCTTTGGTCTTAATAGTGTTAAGTTGCCAAAAGCACAGCCAGCTGCGGCAACTAGAATTACCGTGGAAAACGGGACTGATAAATTAGTCAACTATAAGTCCTCACCACAACAACTCTTTTTAGCGAAGAACGCGCTTAAGGATAAACTCCAAGGTGAGTTTGATAAATTCCTAAGTGATGCGAAGGCCTTCCCAGCGCTAACCGCTGATTTACAGGAATGGGTTGACCAACAGCTGTTTAATCCAAACCAAAGTTTCTTTGATTTAAGTGCGCCCAGGTCAAACTTTACCCTTTCATCTGACAAAAAGGCTAGTTTAGACTTTATCTTCCGCTTTACTAACTTCACCGAATCCGTTCAGTTGTTAAAACTACCAGAAGGTGTATCGGTTGTAGTTGACTCCAAACAAAGCTTTGATTACTATGTCAATGCTAGTGCCCAAAAATTATTAGTTCTACCGCTGTCTTTACCAGATTACACTTTGGGTTTAAACTATATGTTTGACCACATTACTTTAAACGGTAAGGTTGTCAATAAATTTAGTTTTAATCCGTTCAAAACGAATTTAAACCTCGCCTTTAGCAACGTTTACAATGGCGTTGATGTGTTTGAAGCACAAAAGAATTTAGTAGGTAAGGGTAAATACCTCAACACCCACGTGAAGGCTGAAGACGTAAAGAAGGACGTTAATGCCAACATTAAAAACCAATTTGACATTGCCAAAATTATCGCTGAGCTAATGGGTAAAGCCCTTAAAGAATTTGGCAATCAACAAGAAGGTCAACCATTATCCTTCCTAAAGGTAATGGATAAAGTTAAAGAAGATTTTGAAAAACTGTTTAACTTAGTCCGTCCTGGATTGGGTAAATTTGTTAAGGACTTAATCCAAAGTAGTAGTCAAGCAGAAAACAAGATAACTGTCTACAAGTTAATCTTTGACAACAAAAAGACCATCTTAAACCTACTTAAAGAGCTT from the Mycoplasmoides pneumoniae FH genome contains:
- the uvrB gene encoding excinuclease ABC subunit UvrB; translated protein: MKSPTKDSKLFHLKSNFAPTGDQPAAIAKLAEFQTNEQVLLGATGTGKTFTIANVIQKVQLPTVVIAHNKTLAGQLYQELKELFPNNAVEYFISYFDFYQPEAYLPAKGVYIEKSATVNEEIKRLRVSTLHSLSTRKDVIVVGSVASIYPTSSPADFAQYSLWLVVGKEYGLSELKTQLIHLNYVVNKQQLTPGKFRFQGDVVEVFPGYAQDYVLRLSFFDQQLEQIARIDPLTNKVLETLNSFKLGPADEYIVNQNDLGVALDTIKAELKDRLKYFERLNFPERAQRLQTITEHDLADLKAWGVCSGVENYARHLEHRPPHSKPYNIFDYFTKGEWLLVVDESHQTLPQIKGMYNTDISRKQSLIEYGFRLPSALDNRPLSYEEFRQGINKVIYVSATPREEEIQLSHNNVVEQLVRPTYLLDPEVIVKPKDNQVEDLVSEIINQRKHNGRTFVTVLTIKMAENLTDFLKERNIKVAYIHKDIKALERLILLTDLRKGEYECLVGINLLREGLDVPEVSLVAIFDADIPGLPRDERSLIQIIGRAARNVHGRVIMYANTISEQMDKAIKETQRRRTIQMAYNEQHHKTPMTVQKPITLNQPIKLKTKSSEQQKAALIKQLTKEMKQAAANQNYELAIEIRDSIFELEKQFRGKIKS
- the secA gene encoding preprotein translocase subunit SecA, whose protein sequence is MGLFNFLKLVSPRHRIYHKASKIANEVEGHKNYYRNLTDVQLLEESNKLVDLVTKQNYTILDVAVAALALIREVVYRETGEFAYRVQIIGAYIVLIGDFAEMMTGEGKTLTIVLAAYVSALEKRGVHVVTVNEYLAQRDATNATKILKRVGMTVGCNFANLAPHLKQAAFACDVTYTTNSELGFDYLRDNMVHRFEDKKIRELHFAIVDEGDSVLIDEARTPLIISGPAKNEFAAYVAVDRFVKKLKEDEYKIDPESRAPALTELGIKHAEKNFKTDNLFALENSDLFHKIINALTAVKVFEQGKEYIVRDGKVLIVDHFTGRILEGRSYSNGLHQAVQAKEMVEIEPENVIVATITYQSFFRLYNRLSAVSGTAFTESEEFLKIYNMVVVPVPTNRPNIRKDRADSVFGTPNIKWLAVVKEVKRIHETGRPILIGTANIDDSELLHNYLQEANIPHEVLNAKNHSREAEIVAKAGQKGAVTISTNMAGRGTDIRLGEGVAEMGGLYVLGTERNESRRIDNQLRGRAGRQGDRGETKFFISLGDALFKRFAHDRIERAITKLGNDTFDSSFFSKMLSRTQKRVEAINFDTRKNLIDYDHVLASQRELIYKQRDKFLLATDLSDMIDKMLEKFVEQFCDQYRNPKNQNLVNHIALSEALNLELNMHGVISPKLFENMTFDATVHKTHSLIGEKITNKVKVLTPPIALIRFREIMITAMDKHWIEHLDNVFKLREGVTLRSMEQTSPLNVYIRETDILFQTMLQKIARDVIIQIANLATPEEFDEELMKANALKKLQALREAHEKSNQGQ
- a CDS encoding DUF5426 family protein — encoded protein: MRKLIKLNVIVFVLLYLGELFASLSFKLISCLKTRNQYSLNGYYALFVFVNIIQKMANSFQKLASSVVLFETEINEFLVLFTDTKNKREESEPVRQVSTTQEYHQVTLDQQHYFNHKLSDYFRLFKDKTFFFEII